In a single window of the Panthera leo isolate Ple1 chromosome A1, P.leo_Ple1_pat1.1, whole genome shotgun sequence genome:
- the DRD1 gene encoding D(1A) dopamine receptor has product MRTLNTSTMDGAGLVVERDFSFRILTACFLSLLILSTLLGNTLVCAAVIRFRHLRSKVTNFFVISLAVSDLLVAVLVMPWKAVAEIAGFWPFGSFCNIWVAFDIMCSTASILNLCVISVDRYWAISSPFRYERKMTPKAAFILIGVAWTLSVLISFIPVQLSWHKAKPTSPSDGNATSLGETMDNCDSSLSRTYAISSSLISFYIPVAIMIVTYTRIYRIAQKQIRRISALERAAVHAKNCQTTTGNGNPAECSQPESSFKMSFKRETKVLKTLSVIMGVFVCCWLPFFILNCMVPFCGSGETKPFCIDSITFDVFVWFGWANSSLNPIIYAFNADFRKAFSTLLGCYRLCPTTNNAIETVSINNNGAVVFSSHHEPRGSISKDCNLVYLIPHAVGSSQDLKKEEACGMARPLEKLSPALSVILDYDTDVSLEKIQPITQNGQHPT; this is encoded by the coding sequence ATGAGGACTCTGAACACCTCTACCATGGACGGGGCTGGGCTGGTGGTGGAGAGAGACTTCTCCTTCCGCATCCTTACAgcctgcttcctgtctctgctcATCCTGTCCACGCTCCTGGGGAACACGCTGGTCTGTGCGGCTGTCATCAGATTCCGACACCTGCGGTCCAAGGTGACCAACTTCTTTGTCATCTCCTTGGCCGTATCGGATCTCTTGGTGGCTGTTCTGGTCATGCCCTGGAAAGCAGTGGCGGAGATCGCTGGCTTCTGGCCCTTTGGGTCCTTCTGTAACATCTGGGTGGCCTTTGACATCATGTGCTCCACTGCGTCCATCCTCAACCTCTGTGTGATCAGCGTGGACAGGTATTGGGCCATCTCTAGCCCCTTCCGGTATGAGAGGAAGATGACCCCCAAAGCAGCCTTCATTCTGATCGGTGTGGCATGGACCTTGTCGGTACTAATCTCCTTCATCCCAGTGCAACTCAGCTGGCACAAGGCCAAACCCACAAGCCCCTCCGATGGGAATGCCACTTCCCTAGGTGAGACCATGGACAACTGTGATTCCAGCTTAAGCAGGACATACGCCATTTCGTCCTCCCTGATAAGCTTCTATATCCCCGTGGCCATCATGATTGTCACCTACACCAGGATCTATAGGATCGCCCAGAAACAAATACGGCGCATCTCAGCCCTGGAGAGGGCAGCCGTCCATGCCAAGAATTGCCAGACCACTACAGGTAACGGAAACCCCGCGGAGTGTTCTCAACCAGAAAGCTCCTTTAAGATGTCCTTCAAAAGAGAGACTAAAGTTCTGAAGACCCTGTCGGTGATCATGGGGGTGTTTGTGTGCTGCTGGCTGCCTTTCTTCATCTTGAACTGCATGGTGCCCTTCTGTGGGTCTGGGGAGACCAAGCCCTTCTGCATCGATTCCATCACCTTCGACGTGTTTGTGTGGTTTGGGTGGGCTAATTCCTCCTTGAACCCCATCATTTATGCCTTTAATGCTGATTTTCGCAAGGCATTTTCAACTCTCTTAGGATGCTACAGACTTTGCCCTACCACGAATAATGCCATAGAGACGGTTAGCATCAATAACAATGGGGCTGTGGTGTTTTCCAGCCATCACGAGCCTCGAGGCTCCATTTCCAAGGACTGCAATCTGGTTTATCTGATCCCACATGCGGTGGGCTCCTCCCAGGACCTGAAGAAAGAGGAGGCGTGTGGAATGGCCAGACCCTTGGAGAAGCTGTCCCCGGCCCTGTCTGTCATATTGGACTATGACACTGATGTCTCTCTAGAGAAGATCCAGCCCATCACACAAAATGGACAGCATCCGACCTGA